CCGCCCTCGGCGACCTCGCGGCGGGGTCGCCGGTGAACCTGGAGCGCGCGCTGCGCGCTGACGCCCGCCTCGGCGGGCACATCGTCCAGGGCCACGTGGACGGGGTCGCGGTGCTGCGCTCCCGCACCCCGGGCCCTCGCTGGGACGACCTGGTCTTCGAGGTCGGGCCGGAGCTGGCCCGGTACATCGCGGAGAAGGGATCGGTCGCGGTCTCCGGAGTCTCCCTGACCGTGACGCAGGTGTCGCAGGACTCGTTCGGGGTCTCGCTGATCCCGACGACGCTCGCCGCGACGACCCTGGGCGCCCTGGCCCCGGGCGCGCGGGTCAATGTGGAGGTCGATGTGCTCGCCAAGTACGTGGAACGGCTGCTGCAGGCGGGGGAGGCGGTCCGATGAGCGCGCCTGTTCTGGGAACCATCGAGCAGGCCCTCGACGCGCTGCGCGCGGGACGGCCTGTGCTCGTCGCGGACTCCCCAGACCGCGAGAACGAGGCCGATGTCATCCTCGCCGCCGCGTCCGCCACACCCGAGTGGGTGGCCTGGACCATCCGGCACTCCTCGGGCTACCTGTGCGCCCCCATGCCGGCCGCGCGCGCCGACGCCCTGCAGCTGCCCCTGATGGTGCCGCAGAGCGAGGACCCCCGCCGCACGGCGTACACGGTGACGGTCGACGCGGCCTCCGGCGTGACCACCGGGATCTCGGCTGCCGACCGCGCCCGCACGCTGCGGGTGCTGGCCGATCCGGCGTCCGGGCCGGAGAGCCTGATCCGGCCGGGGCACGTGCTGCCGCTGCGCGCGGTGCCCGGCGGCGTGCTGCACCGATCGGGCCACACCGAGGCCGCCGTGGACCTGTGCCGTCTCGCCGGGCTCGAGCCGGTGGGCGCCATCGCGGAGCTGGTCAACGACGACGGCACGATGGTGCGCCTCGACGAAGCCGCGCAGGTCGCCGCCGAGAACGGCCTCGTGCTGATCACCATCGCCGACCTGGTGGCGTGGCGCACCCAGCACGGCGACGTCGTGGAGGCGGCCGACGCGGACGCGGACGCGCACGGCGCCGGCACGACGCCCCGGGTGCACGCGACGCACACGGCGTACCTGCCGACCAGGCACGGCGAGTTCCGCATCCACGGCTACCGCGACCTGCGCACCGGCTCCGAGCACGTGGCGCTCGTGGCGACGCAGGGCCTCGCCGAGCAGCCCGTGGTCCGGGTGCACTCGGAGTGCCTGACAGGCGACGCGTTCGGGTCGGCGCGCTGCGACTGCGGACCGCAGCTCGACGCCGCGCTCGAGCTCGCCGCGCGTGAGGGCGGCGCCGTCGTGTACCTGCGCGGCCACGAGGGCCGGGGGATCGGGCTCCTGGCCAAGGTCGCGGCCTACGCGCTGCAGGACGAGGGCCGGGACACCGTCGAGGCGAACCTCGACCTCGGCTGGCCGGCCGACCGACGCGAGTACGGCGCCGCCGCGGCGATCCTCGCGGACCTGGGCGTGCAGCGGGTCACGCTGCTCACCAACAACCCGGCGAAGGTCACAGGGCTGCGAGCCCACGGCATCGACGTCGTCCAGATCCGGGCGCTCGAGGTGGGCCGGACGCCGCACAACGAGGCGTACCTACGCACCAAGGCCACCTCGATGGGACACGTGCTGACGTTCCCGCCGGGCACCGAGCAGACCGAGCCGCTGCGGCTCGACCCGGTCGAGGCCGCACCGGCCGCGCCCGGCACCGACACCGGCGACCACGTCCTCGTCGAGGACGACCTGGGCGCTATCCCCACCAGCGAGGAGATCAGGTCATGAGCGGCGCAGGAGCACCCACCCTGGACGTCGACGGCGCGGGACTGCGGGTGACCGTCGTCGCCGCCAGCTGGCACACCGTCGTCATGGACGGGCTGATCGAGGGGGCGCGACGCGCCCTGGCGGCGGCGCGCGTGACGGACGTCACGTGGGTGCGTGTCCCCGGCACGTTCGAGCTGCCCGTCGCCGCCCGGCACGCAGCCGGCCACGCCGACGCCGTGGTCGCGCTCGGGGTGGTCATCCGGGGCGGCACCCCGCACTTCGACTACGTGTGCCAGGCCGCCGCGATGGGCCTGACGGACGTCGCGGTGCGCACCGGCGTTCCGGTCGGGTTCGGTGTCCTCACGTGCGATGACGAGGCGCAGGCGCTCGATCGCGCGGGGCTGCCGGGATCGCACGAGGACAAGGGCGCGGAGGCCGCTGAGGCGGCCCTGGCGACGGTCGCGGCCCTGCGTGCGTCTAGGCTCCTGCCGTGAAGACGTTCGACGCGCTGTTCGCTGAGCTGGCCCAGAAGGCCGCCACCCGCCCCGCCGGATCCGGCACTGTCACCGAGCTGGATGCCGGCGTCCATGCGATCGGCAAGAAGGTCGTCGAGGAGGCCGCCGAGGTCTGGATGGCCGCCGAGCACGAGGGTGACGAGCGCACCGCCGAGGAGATCTCGCAGCTGCTCTACCACCTGCAGGTGCTGATGCTCGCGAAGGGCCTGACCCTCGAGGACGTCTACGCCCACCTGTGACCGCGGCGACCTGGCGCACCGCCCCGACGTGGGGGCGCCAGGGCTCCGCCGCCCGGCCACACCCGTCTCTTCCACCGAACGACCCATCGTGAGGACCCCGTGCTGAGGATCGCTGTCCCCAACAAGGGCTCGCTGTCAGAGCCCGCCGCCGAGATGCTCCGCGAGGCGGGCTACCGCCAGCGCCGCGACTCCCGCGAGCTCGTGCTGCCCGACCCGGACAACGACGTCGAGTTCTTCTTCCTTCGCCCCCGCGACATCGCGGTGTACGTGGGCGCCGGCACCGTCGACGTCGGCATCACCGGCCGCGACCTGCTCCTGGACTCCGAGTCGGCCGCGAGCGAGCACCTTCGCCTCGGGTTCGCCCGCTCGACGTTCCGGTTCGCGGCTCCCGCTGCCCAGGACCTCCAGGACGCCTCGGAGATCGCCGGGCGCCGGGTCGCCACGTCCTACCCGGTGCTCGTGCGCGCCTACCTGGCCGAGCGCGGCGTCGCCCCCTCGGAGATCGTGCGCCTCGACGGCGCCGTCGAGACCGCCATCCGGCTGGGCGTCGCCGACGTGATCGCGGACGTCGTCGAGACCGGCACGACGCTGCGCGCAGCCGGGCTGGCCATCTTCGGCGAGCCCATCCTGCGCTCCGAGGCCGTGCTCGTCCGGCGCTCGGACGGGGACGAGCCTGCGGGCCTGGACGTGCTGACCCGCCGCCTGCAGGGCGTCATGACGGCGCACGAGTACGTCCTGATGGACTACGACGTGCCGCTGGCCCTGGTCGACGAGGCCGTGGCGATCACCCCCGGCCTGGAGTCCCCGACGGTGTCCCCGTTGCACAACCGCGAGTGGGCCGCCGTGCGGGCGATGGTGCGGCGCTCCGACACGAACCGGGTCATGGACACGCTGTACGACCTGGGCGCGCGGGCCATCCTCGTGACGTCGATCCACGCCTGCCGGCTGTGACCGAGCACAGCCCTGGCGCGAGCCGGGGCGATGACGACCGGCCAGGGCTGGCCGACCTCTACGCGCCGTTCCGCCCCCGGTACGCCCGCCTCGTGACGCTCGGGCTCGCCGGGGTGGTCCTCGCGCTCACGGTGGTGCTCATCGTGACGTTCCCGCGGCTCGCGCCGGGCAGCGACGTGCTGGGCGACCAGGTCGGCTTCGGCCTGGTGGGCGGGGCGATCGCGCTGTTCTGCTGGCGGCAGGCGACCGTCTCGGCCCGGGTCGACCCGCAGGGCATCTCGGTGCGCAACCTCGTCTTCTCCCGGCGGCTCGAGTGGGCCGAGATCGTCTTGGTGCGCTTCGGCGAGGGGCGCCCGTGGGCGCAGCTCGACTTGGCGGACGGGGACACCCTCGCGGTGATGGGCGTGCAGCGCGCCGACGGCGCCAGGGCCGAGCGCGAGGCGCGCCGGCTGGCGACCCTGGTCGAGCTGCACAGCCGCACGCCCCGCGACGACTGACCGGACGGCCGGCGGCGTCAGGCCCGGCGACCGGCCGCGATCTCCTCGGCGTGCACGCCGGCGACCGCCGCGGCGAGGAACGCGCCCGGATCCGCCCCCAGGCCTCGGCCCATGGTGGACAGCCGCACCGGAGACGCGCCGAGGGCGGCGAGCAGCCCCTCGTCGGCGGACGTCTCCACCAGCCGGTGGCGTCCGGAGGGCGCGACGAGCCCGAGCGCCTGGGCCCGCACCCGCTCGCCGAGCTCGGCGAGCGTGGGCTGGCCCGACACGCCCTCCTGCGCGAGCCCGGTGGCGAACACCGGCACCACGACGTCGGCCGGCGCCAGGGCGACCCGGCCGTACGCCGTGAGCGAGTGGTGGGAGACCCCGAGGTGGCGCTCCCGTGGGTCCGCCCCGGACACCCGCAGCGACGCGACAGGCGTCCCGCGCAGCGTCGCCGCGGCGTTGACCGCCTCGCCTGCCGCGACGCCGGAGAACCCCCACCGCGTCCCGGTGCCCAGGTTGCCGGGGCCCTGCGCGACCACCACGAGGTCCGCGTCGACCACGTGCCGGGCGGCCAGCAACCCGGTGTGCACCGTGACGGCCTCCAGGTCCCCGCCGAACGCCTGCCCCGTGGTGACGCACGCCTCGATCCAGCCCGCGGACCGCAGCCCCGCCACCGCCTGGGAGAACCACGCGGGGAGCGCACCGCCGTCGGTCATCACGTAGGCGACCCGGGGCGCCGGCCGGCCGGCGCGCGCGGCCGCGTGCCGTGCGCCGGCGACGATCGCGGGCAGGGCGGAGTGCAGGTCGGCGACGACCACCGGCAGGCCGGCGAGGTCGTCGGCGTCCCGCAGCACGTCGTGGTGCGGCGACTCCTGGTCGTCCACGCCCAACACCATCTCCTGCAACGGGGTGTACCGGGCCTTGACGAGGTGCCCGGGACCCGGCTCAGCGTCTGCCGGGAGCGTGTCGACAGGCGCCACGACCATCGCGTAGCCCCCGGTGCCGAGCCCGCGCGCCAAGGCCGTGACGTTGAGCAGCACCCGCTCGCCCACCGCGGGGAGACCGACCAGGCCGGGGTAGGCGAGGGCGCGCACCGTCCCGCCGGGAGGCAGGCCGCCGACGCCCTCTCCCTCGAGGGAGGCCTCGAGCTCCGCCGCACCCGGCCAGCGCCGACCGTGCGACACCACGACTGCTGAACGCCAGGTGATCACCGGATCACGCTACCGGCCACTAGCGTGGTGCCGATGCCAGAACAGATCCATCCCGCCGAACGGCTGCTCAACCTGGTCATCGCGTTGGTCAACACCTCCGCGCGCATGACCAAGGAGCAGATCCGCACGAGCGTCGCCGGCTACGGCGACGCTCCGTCCGACGACGCCTTCGAGCGGATGTTCGAGCGCGACAAGGACACGCTGCGCGAGCTCGGCATCCCAATCCTCACGGTCACAGGCGCCGGCCACGGCGACGACATCGGGTACCGGATCGACCAGGAGGCGTACGCGCTGCCGCCCATCGAGCTGACGCCCGCCGAACTGGGCGCCCTGTCGTTGGCCGCCCAGTTCTGGCAAGACCAGTCGGTGCGGACCGACACCACCCGGGCGCTCACCAAGCTGCGCGCGGTGGGCGACGCGCCTGAGGCCGCAGACCTGGTGGCCGGCCTCGCCCCCCGGGTGCGCGCCGCCGGCGACAGCTTCGGCCCGCTGCTCGAGGCCGTCCACGCGCGGCGGGTCGTGTCGTTCACCTACCGCGCGGCCAGCACGGGGGAGGTCCGCACCCGCTCGGTCGAGCCGTGGCGGCTGCTGGCCCGGCGCGGCGGCTGGTTCCTCGTGGGGCACGACCGCGAGCGTGGCGAGGCCCGCTCGTTCCGGCTGAGCCGCATCGAGGGGCGCGTCCGCGCCGACGGGCCCGAGGGCGCGTTCGACCCTCCGCGCCCCGACCTCGTCGACGCAGCCACGAGGGCGTGGAGCGGTGGCTCCCAGCAGGTGGCGGTGCTCGCGGTGCGCCCCGAGCGCGCGGAGGCGCTGCGGGCCCGCGCCTTGCCCGCCGCGGCGTCCGGCGCCGATGCGGATGCGGCCGATGGCGTCGAACTGCGCGACCCGGCCGTCGCGGCGGTGGTGGCCGACCGCGACGTGCTCCATGTGCCCTTCACCTCGCTCGGCGAGATGGCGGAGGACGTGCTGGGGTACGGGGACGCCGTCGTGGTGCTCGACCCACCCCCGTTGCGGCAGGCCGTGCTGCGGCTGCTTCGGGTGGCCGCCGACCTGCACCCCGCCGAGCATGGAGGCGCATCCCGTGGCTGAGCGGGCGAGTGAGCGGCTGCTGCGGCTGCTCGGCATGATCACCTACCTGGACCGGCACGCGGGCGTGCCCGTCGAGCAGGTCGCGGCGCACTTCGGGGTGACGCCGCGCCAGGTGATCGACGACGTCGACACCCTGTGGATGACGGGCACCCCCGGGTACTACCCGCACGACCTCATCGACTTCGACGCCGCCTCGTACGAGGAGGGCGTGGTGCGGCTCACCGAGGCGCGGGGCATGACCCGGCCGCTGCGCCTGGGCACCCGTGAGGCGGTGGCCCTCGTGGCGGCGCTGCGCGCGATGCGCGAGGCGCTGGACCCGAGCCTCGACGCTGAGCGGGCCCAAGTGCTGGCCTCGGCCCTCGAGAAGCTCACCGCGGCGACCGGCGAGGCCGCGGCAGGCGTGGACGTGCGCTTGGCTGTCGACGGCGCCCCGCAGGTCGTGGCGGCCATCGGCTTGGCGCTGCAGCAGGGGCGCCGGATGTGGATGCGGTACGTCAACGCCTCCGACGTCGCGAGCGAGCGGGAGGTGGACCCCATCCGCCTGGTCACCTCGGACGAGCGCTCGTACCTGCTCGCCTGGTGCCTCCGCGCAGGCGGCGAGCGCCTGTTCCGCGTGGACCGGGTCGTGGCGGCGCGGGTCCTGGACACGCCCGCCGAGCCGCACGCGGTGAGCGACCGCGCGACCGAGTTCCGGCCGGACCGGTCGGAGGGCCTGGTGACGCTCGTCGTGCGGAGCCGTGCCCGCTGGATCGCGGAGAGCGTGCCCGTCGAGGCAGTGCGGAACCATCCCGACGGCTCGTTCGAGGTCGACCTGCGGGTCGCGAACGTCGCATGGCTCCGGCACCTGGTGCTCAGCGCCGCGGAGGACGTCATCGAGGTCCGCCCGCCCGAGGTGGCAGCCGCTGTGGCGGACATGGCACGGGCGGCGCTCGACGCGTACGGGCCTCTCGCCGACCGCGACATGCCGACGGGCCGGTAGCAGCGGCGCCTGGCTCGACGGTCGTCACACTAGGGTGGTCGCGTGCTCTGGTTCTTCGTGTGGACGGCCCTCGCCCTGGGGACGCTGCTCGGCGCGTTCTGGCTCGGGCGAGACCTGTGGCGCAAGGGCATCGCCCTGCTCGAGGAGCTCGGCCGCGCGGCCGAGGTGCTCGGCGTGCTGGCCGAGCGCACAGCCGAGCTGGCGGACGCCGCTGCGGCGGCCGCGCCGGCTCGCCCACAGTTGCTGGACGACCCCGCCACGCACCGCGTCACCGTCGACCGGTTGCGCGAGGAGCGGGCCGAACGGGCCGCGCTGCGCGCGGAGCGCCATCGTCAGACCTTCGCGCGCTGGCGGGCCTACAGCCGCTGAGCGGCCACGACGCGGGACCAAGGGCGGCGTGGCGGCGCCACCGCAGGCGGTTAGTATCTGGGCACCACGAAGGTTCCGAGGGAGACATCCGATGAACGCGCTCAAGCCCATGCACATCTTGGTCCTGGTGATCGTCGTGCTGCTCCTCTTCGGGGCGAAGCGGCTTCCCGACCTCGCCAGGAGCGTCGGCCAGTCGTTGAAGATCTTCAAGAACGAGGTCAAGGACCTCACGGACGACAACGACGTCCGTCCGATCCCCACCACGGCCGCCCCCGTGGCAGCCCCGCCGGCGAGCGTGGCTCCCGCGCCGCAGGCCGTCGACCCAGGCACGCCCGCGACGCCCGCTGATCGGCCGGCGCAGACGCCTCCGGCCGGGGGCGACCAGCACACGAGCTGACCCTGATGAGCGACAAGGCCCGTCGGCAGGCAGCCGGCGGCCGGATGCCGCTGCGCGAGCACCTCGTCGAGCTCCGCAAGCGGGTCTTCCTGGCCGCCTGCGGCCTTGTCGTCGGCGCGATCGGCGGCTGGCTGCTGTTCGATCCCGTCTTCCATGCCCTCCAGGAGCCGCTGCTCAACGCCGCGGAGGCCCGTGGGGCCAGCGCGTCGGTGAACTTCGGCGGCCTGGCGAGCGCGTTCGACATGCGGCTGAAGGTCTCGTTCTTCCTCGGCGCGATCCTGACCAGCCCGTGGTGGCTCTTCCAGCTGTGGGCCTTCGTGACCCCAGGGCTCACCCGCCGTGAGCGCGGCTACGCGGTGGGCTTCGTGGGGGCCGCCGCGCCGCTGTTCCTCGCCGGGTCCTGCCTCGCCTGGACCACGATGCCCACGGCCGTGCGCGTCATGACTGACTTCATCCCGGAGCAGGCCACGAACCTCATCGACGCGCAGAACTACCTCAGCTTCGTCATGCGCTTCGTCCTGGCGTTCGGCGTGGCGTTCGTGCTGCCGGTGATCATGGTGGCGCTCAACATGGCAGGGGTCGTGCGCGCCTCCACCTGGGCGAAGGGCTGGCGGTGGG
The sequence above is a segment of the Cellulomonas chengniuliangii genome. Coding sequences within it:
- the hisG gene encoding ATP phosphoribosyltransferase, whose protein sequence is MLRIAVPNKGSLSEPAAEMLREAGYRQRRDSRELVLPDPDNDVEFFFLRPRDIAVYVGAGTVDVGITGRDLLLDSESAASEHLRLGFARSTFRFAAPAAQDLQDASEIAGRRVATSYPVLVRAYLAERGVAPSEIVRLDGAVETAIRLGVADVIADVVETGTTLRAAGLAIFGEPILRSEAVLVRRSDGDEPAGLDVLTRRLQGVMTAHEYVLMDYDVPLALVDEAVAITPGLESPTVSPLHNREWAAVRAMVRRSDTNRVMDTLYDLGARAILVTSIHACRL
- a CDS encoding phosphoribosyl-ATP diphosphatase produces the protein MKTFDALFAELAQKAATRPAGSGTVTELDAGVHAIGKKVVEEAAEVWMAAEHEGDERTAEEISQLLYHLQVLMLAKGLTLEDVYAHL
- a CDS encoding riboflavin synthase, producing the protein MFTGIVEEVGAVVMIEAAAGQGDARVAVKGPLVASDAALGDSICVAGVCLTVTGLPGDGTFTADVMPETLRRTALGDLAAGSPVNLERALRADARLGGHIVQGHVDGVAVLRSRTPGPRWDDLVFEVGPELARYIAEKGSVAVSGVSLTVTQVSQDSFGVSLIPTTLAATTLGALAPGARVNVEVDVLAKYVERLLQAGEAVR
- a CDS encoding PH domain-containing protein, translating into MTEHSPGASRGDDDRPGLADLYAPFRPRYARLVTLGLAGVVLALTVVLIVTFPRLAPGSDVLGDQVGFGLVGGAIALFCWRQATVSARVDPQGISVRNLVFSRRLEWAEIVLVRFGEGRPWAQLDLADGDTLAVMGVQRADGARAEREARRLATLVELHSRTPRDD
- a CDS encoding DUF3866 family protein, with protein sequence MITWRSAVVVSHGRRWPGAAELEASLEGEGVGGLPPGGTVRALAYPGLVGLPAVGERVLLNVTALARGLGTGGYAMVVAPVDTLPADAEPGPGHLVKARYTPLQEMVLGVDDQESPHHDVLRDADDLAGLPVVVADLHSALPAIVAGARHAAARAGRPAPRVAYVMTDGGALPAWFSQAVAGLRSAGWIEACVTTGQAFGGDLEAVTVHTGLLAARHVVDADLVVVAQGPGNLGTGTRWGFSGVAAGEAVNAAATLRGTPVASLRVSGADPRERHLGVSHHSLTAYGRVALAPADVVVPVFATGLAQEGVSGQPTLAELGERVRAQALGLVAPSGRHRLVETSADEGLLAALGASPVRLSTMGRGLGADPGAFLAAAVAGVHAEEIAAGRRA
- the tatC gene encoding twin-arginine translocase subunit TatC — encoded protein: MPLREHLVELRKRVFLAACGLVVGAIGGWLLFDPVFHALQEPLLNAAEARGASASVNFGGLASAFDMRLKVSFFLGAILTSPWWLFQLWAFVTPGLTRRERGYAVGFVGAAAPLFLAGSCLAWTTMPTAVRVMTDFIPEQATNLIDAQNYLSFVMRFVLAFGVAFVLPVIMVALNMAGVVRASTWAKGWRWAVMLAFVFAAVMTPTPDAITMVIMALPICGLYFIALGLCLLHDRRVDKARVAAGLPRLDGTMADEPAGTPASVHSEEPGPA
- the tatA gene encoding Sec-independent protein translocase subunit TatA; this translates as MNALKPMHILVLVIVVLLLFGAKRLPDLARSVGQSLKIFKNEVKDLTDDNDVRPIPTTAAPVAAPPASVAPAPQAVDPGTPATPADRPAQTPPAGGDQHTS
- the ribA gene encoding GTP cyclohydrolase II; the protein is MSAPVLGTIEQALDALRAGRPVLVADSPDRENEADVILAAASATPEWVAWTIRHSSGYLCAPMPAARADALQLPLMVPQSEDPRRTAYTVTVDAASGVTTGISAADRARTLRVLADPASGPESLIRPGHVLPLRAVPGGVLHRSGHTEAAVDLCRLAGLEPVGAIAELVNDDGTMVRLDEAAQVAAENGLVLITIADLVAWRTQHGDVVEAADADADAHGAGTTPRVHATHTAYLPTRHGEFRIHGYRDLRTGSEHVALVATQGLAEQPVVRVHSECLTGDAFGSARCDCGPQLDAALELAAREGGAVVYLRGHEGRGIGLLAKVAAYALQDEGRDTVEANLDLGWPADRREYGAAAAILADLGVQRVTLLTNNPAKVTGLRAHGIDVVQIRALEVGRTPHNEAYLRTKATSMGHVLTFPPGTEQTEPLRLDPVEAAPAAPGTDTGDHVLVEDDLGAIPTSEEIRS
- a CDS encoding helix-turn-helix transcriptional regulator, whose protein sequence is MAERASERLLRLLGMITYLDRHAGVPVEQVAAHFGVTPRQVIDDVDTLWMTGTPGYYPHDLIDFDAASYEEGVVRLTEARGMTRPLRLGTREAVALVAALRAMREALDPSLDAERAQVLASALEKLTAATGEAAAGVDVRLAVDGAPQVVAAIGLALQQGRRMWMRYVNASDVASEREVDPIRLVTSDERSYLLAWCLRAGGERLFRVDRVVAARVLDTPAEPHAVSDRATEFRPDRSEGLVTLVVRSRARWIAESVPVEAVRNHPDGSFEVDLRVANVAWLRHLVLSAAEDVIEVRPPEVAAAVADMARAALDAYGPLADRDMPTGR
- the ribH gene encoding 6,7-dimethyl-8-ribityllumazine synthase; the encoded protein is MSGAGAPTLDVDGAGLRVTVVAASWHTVVMDGLIEGARRALAAARVTDVTWVRVPGTFELPVAARHAAGHADAVVALGVVIRGGTPHFDYVCQAAAMGLTDVAVRTGVPVGFGVLTCDDEAQALDRAGLPGSHEDKGAEAAEAALATVAALRASRLLP
- a CDS encoding helix-turn-helix transcriptional regulator; its protein translation is MPEQIHPAERLLNLVIALVNTSARMTKEQIRTSVAGYGDAPSDDAFERMFERDKDTLRELGIPILTVTGAGHGDDIGYRIDQEAYALPPIELTPAELGALSLAAQFWQDQSVRTDTTRALTKLRAVGDAPEAADLVAGLAPRVRAAGDSFGPLLEAVHARRVVSFTYRAASTGEVRTRSVEPWRLLARRGGWFLVGHDRERGEARSFRLSRIEGRVRADGPEGAFDPPRPDLVDAATRAWSGGSQQVAVLAVRPERAEALRARALPAAASGADADAADGVELRDPAVAAVVADRDVLHVPFTSLGEMAEDVLGYGDAVVVLDPPPLRQAVLRLLRVAADLHPAEHGGASRG